From one Tautonia marina genomic stretch:
- a CDS encoding SDR family NAD(P)-dependent oxidoreductase, which produces MKRNRARSAIVTGASSGIGAAMARQLANQGVRVGLTARRVDLLEELAASIRSAGGVAAVAPADAADRQATSEAIAQLEQELGPIDLLIANAGIGRSSPSVGFSAEVVEEIFRVNLLGAAVAIEAVLPGMLDRRRGQIVGISSLAGFRGLPGSSAYCASKAALSTLLEGLRPDLTRQGVLVTIVHPGFVRTPMTEQSRHVQPWMMDADRAAAIILNGIARGRRRVDFPAPTLALMRLVRLLPAPIFDRLAAHILSP; this is translated from the coding sequence GTGAAACGGAATCGTGCCCGATCGGCCATTGTTACCGGAGCGTCCAGCGGGATCGGTGCCGCGATGGCGCGGCAACTGGCGAACCAGGGGGTCCGCGTGGGACTGACCGCCCGGCGGGTGGACCTCCTGGAGGAACTCGCGGCGTCGATCCGAAGCGCCGGGGGAGTGGCGGCCGTTGCTCCGGCCGACGCGGCCGATCGGCAGGCCACGTCCGAGGCCATCGCCCAGCTTGAGCAGGAACTCGGCCCGATTGATCTGTTGATCGCCAACGCGGGAATCGGTCGCAGCTCGCCGAGCGTCGGCTTCTCGGCCGAGGTGGTCGAGGAGATCTTCCGCGTCAATCTGCTCGGGGCAGCAGTGGCCATTGAAGCCGTCTTGCCGGGGATGCTCGATCGAAGGCGAGGTCAGATTGTCGGCATCAGCAGCCTGGCGGGATTCCGGGGGTTGCCCGGATCGAGTGCCTATTGCGCCAGCAAGGCGGCCCTTTCGACCCTCCTCGAAGGGCTTCGACCCGATCTCACGCGGCAAGGGGTCCTGGTGACGATCGTGCATCCCGGCTTTGTGCGGACACCCATGACCGAGCAATCGCGTCATGTGCAACCGTGGATGATGGACGCCGATCGCGCCGCCGCGATCATCCTCAACGGCATTGCCAGGGGCCGGCGCCGGGTTGATTTTCCCGCGCCGACCCTGGCCTTGATGCGGTTGGTCCGACTCTTGCCCGCGCCGATCTTCGATCGGCTTGCCGCTCACATTCTCTCGCCATAA
- a CDS encoding carboxymuconolactone decarboxylase family protein, with the protein MGLLRKVPSIGAVATLFAATVIASSGWAAAPEPPGPASHGDGDRLARVPVLDNAEAWACLPVEHGEGQAPALPTWARVLARALPATTARMLVLDHVQRTGSSLDPALRAAMRWAAADALESSYGRDTAEADLRRLGFEDDAIRRWTEAPHEGLSGPEHDALAFARALTLEADKVTDAEVARLIEAFGESSFVAMVHLLAYANFQDRLLLALDVQVEPGGPLPPLEVQIDLDAMPEVPERRPPDGPAPTVPTHVGDPTWAATDFDELQDRLEAQRGRASRIRVPSWEEMLAALPESVPQPERRHSVKWTLVGMGYQPTLTSAWLTTMRTFSPESGTDRVFRESIFWVVTRTIHCFY; encoded by the coding sequence ATGGGACTCCTTCGGAAGGTGCCCTCGATCGGGGCCGTCGCCACGCTGTTCGCGGCGACGGTGATCGCGTCCTCGGGCTGGGCCGCAGCGCCCGAGCCCCCGGGGCCTGCGAGTCACGGGGATGGTGACCGGCTCGCCCGCGTACCTGTGCTCGATAACGCCGAAGCATGGGCGTGCCTGCCCGTCGAGCACGGCGAAGGGCAGGCCCCGGCGTTGCCAACCTGGGCTCGCGTGCTGGCTCGCGCCCTGCCGGCGACCACGGCTCGGATGCTCGTGCTGGACCACGTCCAGCGCACGGGAAGCTCGCTCGATCCCGCCCTTCGTGCCGCCATGCGATGGGCCGCCGCCGATGCGCTCGAGAGTTCGTATGGTCGAGACACCGCCGAGGCCGACCTGCGCCGCCTCGGGTTCGAGGACGACGCGATTCGCCGGTGGACTGAGGCCCCGCACGAAGGGCTCTCCGGGCCGGAGCACGATGCCCTCGCCTTTGCTCGCGCGCTGACGCTGGAGGCGGACAAGGTCACCGATGCCGAGGTTGCCAGGCTGATCGAGGCCTTTGGCGAGTCCTCGTTCGTCGCAATGGTCCACTTGCTGGCCTATGCCAACTTTCAGGACCGTCTTCTGCTTGCGCTCGATGTCCAGGTCGAGCCGGGCGGCCCGCTGCCGCCCCTGGAGGTGCAGATCGACCTCGACGCCATGCCGGAGGTCCCGGAGCGGAGGCCCCCCGACGGCCCCGCCCCAACGGTACCGACCCACGTCGGCGACCCGACCTGGGCGGCGACCGATTTCGACGAACTGCAGGACCGGCTTGAGGCCCAGCGTGGCCGCGCCAGCCGGATCCGGGTTCCGAGCTGGGAGGAGATGCTCGCTGCGCTCCCAGAGAGCGTCCCGCAACCGGAGCGCCGCCACAGTGTGAAGTGGACCCTCGTCGGCATGGGTTACCAGCCCACACTGACCTCTGCGTGGCTGACCACAATGCGCACGTTCAGTCCCGAGTCGGGGACCGATCGGGTCTTTCGGGAGAGCATCTTCTGGGTCGTCACGCGGACAATCCACTGCTTCTACTGA
- a CDS encoding metalloprotease — MLMGRPDSTPYDLRFRLLGVPIRIHPAFWIVGLMLGFDQADPKRTLVWVAVLFVSILWHEMGHAMAAVWNGLRPSVVLYWMGGLCFSERDRLGIGGNIAVILGGPGAGFVLGILTVLVGAGVGGLTLEDNLALFGLGSGSIREAISKFNDPYVFSFYYSMLFFNFGWTLVNLLPVWSLDGGQFLAQVLTSRHPYRGMQQTYTVGMITAGAVALWAFSAEQTFLAIFFALFAFSNYQGRRALQHQGGYGSFDMDRGDWWTRGR, encoded by the coding sequence ATGCTGATGGGCCGTCCCGATTCGACGCCGTATGACCTGAGATTCCGATTGCTCGGCGTCCCGATCCGGATTCACCCGGCGTTCTGGATCGTCGGCTTGATGCTTGGGTTCGATCAGGCCGACCCGAAGCGGACCCTGGTCTGGGTGGCGGTCCTGTTCGTGTCGATCCTCTGGCACGAGATGGGGCACGCGATGGCGGCCGTCTGGAACGGCTTGCGGCCGAGTGTGGTGCTTTACTGGATGGGGGGGCTCTGCTTCAGCGAACGCGACCGGCTGGGAATCGGGGGGAACATCGCGGTGATCCTCGGCGGGCCAGGGGCGGGGTTCGTGCTGGGAATCCTGACGGTCTTGGTCGGCGCGGGGGTCGGAGGGCTGACCCTGGAAGACAACCTGGCGCTGTTCGGCCTGGGGTCGGGCAGTATCAGGGAAGCGATCTCCAAGTTCAATGATCCCTACGTGTTCAGTTTTTATTACAGTATGTTGTTTTTCAACTTCGGCTGGACGTTGGTGAACCTGTTGCCGGTCTGGAGTCTGGACGGGGGGCAGTTTCTGGCGCAGGTGTTGACGAGTCGGCACCCGTATCGAGGAATGCAGCAAACCTACACGGTGGGCATGATCACGGCCGGAGCGGTGGCGCTTTGGGCGTTTTCGGCCGAGCAGACGTTTCTGGCGATCTTCTTCGCCCTGTTCGCGTTCTCGAATTACCAGGGGCGGCGCGCCTTGCAGCACCAGGGGGGATATGGTTCGTTTGACATGGATCGAGGCGACTGGTGGACCCGGGGGCGGTGA
- the lon gene encoding endopeptidase La — MSELEEQGPPLPNRLPILPLRADVVFPQTVVPLVVNRPAGMKLIDEVHGSTGDRLIGLATQRSPDVEEPTLDDLYDTICVGSILKMLKFPDGSTRIVCQGLGRARLTQIDRSEPFLVGQVEPLEEAVEEGEELDALVHLVNGLFNRLSDNVPEELQVAAMNTRDPARLADLLGSSLPFSVEEKLEMLAELDVKSRLMLLGQYLTRHLNVMELSTKIQAQVGSEITRAQREHFLRQQLKAIQEELGEMEPEAAEARELERKIRRAKLPPEARAEARREIDRLAGMHPSSAEYSIVRTYVDWLASLPWAKASKDHLDLKHARTVLDEDHFDLEKIKERILEYLAVRKLKKDMKGPILCFVGPPGTGKTSLGRSIARAMGREFVRISLGGVHDEAEIRGHRRTYVAAMPGRIIQGLRKAGTNNPVFMLDEVDKLGADFRGDPSAALLEVLDPEQNATFRDNYLDIDFDLSRIMFIATANMLETIPGPLLDRMEVLELPGYAEEEKILIAQRFLIPKQLESHGLTAKQLVIGDDAVRRVIADYTREAGLRNLERELAAICRKVARKRAEGLKTSTSVGADDVPTYLGPPKHFREVAARTGVPGVATGLAWTPTGGEILFIEASGMPGKGSFTLTGLLGESMKESAHAAMSYLKSHTKALGIDPARFAKTDIHIHVPAGAVPKDGPSAGVAIAAALISLFRDEPIRRDLAMTGELTLTGRVLPVGGVKEKVLGARRAGIKTVLIPRYNEKDLIDLSEEVRSDLTFRSVESLDDVVTALFAEAEPNATGKKSGPSKSSAKPRSKGSGPSRRASR, encoded by the coding sequence CTGTCGGAACTGGAGGAGCAGGGGCCGCCGTTGCCGAACCGGCTACCGATCTTGCCGCTGCGCGCGGATGTGGTGTTTCCGCAAACCGTGGTGCCTCTGGTCGTCAACCGTCCGGCCGGGATGAAACTGATTGACGAGGTGCATGGTTCGACCGGCGATCGCCTGATCGGGCTGGCGACCCAGCGCTCTCCGGACGTTGAGGAACCGACGCTCGACGACCTGTACGACACGATTTGCGTCGGGTCGATCCTGAAGATGCTGAAGTTCCCGGACGGTTCGACCCGGATCGTCTGCCAGGGACTCGGCCGCGCCCGATTGACCCAGATCGACCGCTCCGAGCCGTTTCTGGTGGGGCAGGTCGAGCCGCTGGAGGAGGCGGTTGAGGAAGGGGAAGAACTGGATGCCCTGGTTCATCTGGTCAACGGCCTGTTCAACCGCCTGAGCGACAACGTTCCCGAGGAACTTCAGGTCGCGGCCATGAACACCCGAGACCCGGCGCGGCTGGCCGACCTGCTGGGGTCGAGCCTGCCGTTCTCGGTCGAGGAAAAGCTGGAGATGCTGGCCGAGCTGGACGTGAAGTCCCGCCTGATGCTGCTGGGCCAGTACCTGACGCGGCACCTGAACGTGATGGAACTGTCGACCAAGATCCAGGCTCAGGTCGGCTCGGAAATCACCAGGGCGCAGCGCGAGCATTTCCTCCGTCAGCAACTGAAGGCGATTCAGGAAGAACTGGGGGAGATGGAACCCGAGGCCGCCGAGGCCCGCGAGCTGGAACGGAAGATCCGCCGCGCGAAGCTGCCGCCCGAGGCCCGCGCCGAGGCCCGACGCGAGATCGACCGCCTGGCCGGAATGCACCCCAGCTCGGCCGAATACTCGATCGTGCGCACCTATGTTGATTGGCTCGCAAGCCTTCCCTGGGCGAAGGCGAGCAAGGACCACCTCGACCTGAAGCACGCCCGAACCGTGCTCGACGAGGATCACTTCGACCTGGAAAAGATCAAGGAACGGATTCTCGAATACCTCGCCGTGCGGAAGCTGAAGAAGGACATGAAGGGGCCGATCCTCTGCTTCGTCGGTCCTCCGGGGACGGGGAAGACGAGCCTCGGCCGTTCGATCGCTCGGGCGATGGGGCGGGAGTTCGTGCGGATCAGCCTCGGCGGCGTGCACGACGAGGCGGAGATCCGGGGGCACCGGCGCACCTACGTTGCCGCCATGCCGGGGCGGATCATCCAGGGGTTGCGCAAGGCGGGTACGAATAATCCGGTGTTCATGCTGGATGAGGTTGATAAGCTCGGCGCCGATTTCCGAGGGGACCCGTCGGCCGCCTTGCTCGAAGTGCTCGACCCGGAACAGAACGCGACCTTCCGAGACAACTACCTCGACATCGACTTCGATCTGTCGCGGATCATGTTCATCGCCACGGCGAACATGCTGGAGACGATTCCCGGCCCGTTGCTTGATCGCATGGAAGTGCTGGAACTGCCCGGCTACGCCGAGGAGGAGAAGATCCTCATCGCCCAGCGCTTTCTGATCCCGAAGCAACTGGAAAGCCACGGGCTGACGGCGAAGCAACTGGTGATCGGTGACGACGCCGTCCGCCGCGTGATTGCCGATTACACCCGAGAGGCGGGCCTGCGGAACCTGGAACGGGAGCTGGCCGCGATCTGCCGGAAGGTGGCCCGAAAACGCGCTGAAGGGTTGAAGACGAGTACGAGCGTCGGGGCCGACGATGTGCCGACCTACCTCGGCCCGCCGAAGCACTTCCGCGAGGTGGCCGCGCGCACCGGAGTGCCCGGTGTTGCCACCGGCCTGGCCTGGACCCCGACCGGCGGTGAGATTCTGTTCATCGAGGCCAGCGGCATGCCCGGCAAAGGGTCGTTTACCCTGACCGGCTTGCTGGGTGAGTCGATGAAAGAAAGTGCTCATGCGGCGATGAGCTACTTGAAGTCGCACACGAAGGCGCTCGGGATTGATCCGGCTCGTTTCGCAAAGACGGATATTCATATCCACGTGCCTGCTGGGGCCGTGCCCAAGGATGGCCCCTCGGCCGGCGTGGCGATTGCCGCGGCGTTGATCAGCCTCTTCCGCGACGAGCCGATTCGGCGCGATCTGGCAATGACCGGCGAGCTGACTCTGACTGGCCGGGTCTTGCCGGTGGGTGGTGTGAAGGAAAAGGTGCTCGGCGCTCGGCGAGCAGGAATTAAAACGGTCTTGATTCCTCGATACAACGAGAAGGACCTGATTGATCTGTCCGAGGAGGTTCGCAGCGACCTGACCTTCCGGAGCGTTGAATCGCTGGATGACGTGGTGACCGCCTTGTTTGCCGAGGCAGAGCCGAACGCGACCGGGAAGAAGTCCGGTCCCTCCAAATCGTCGGCCAAGCCCCGATCGAAAGGCTCTGGCCCGTCGCGCCGAGCGAGTCGCTGA
- a CDS encoding CAP domain-containing protein yields MPPSRQSVIPRFKAQLALLALPWVLALPGCQGSKPLRPIPDHPPVVPIALDDPDPPDRVIRDLLSRHNAIRSERDLPPLSFSPTLSQAARDQVAGMIELGKVRHRGVDGSTPADRVKQVGYPYQSVGENVAAGQETAEEVMTGWMDSSGHRRNILGEFEELGAAREEDPNGRPYWCVVFATPIPQRNPDEAADALLKQINTLRLNEQLPPLAPNPKLQRIARAYSQAMAKAGSLKPPGPSIADRVREAGVSYRRLAQSVASGNPGPKEVLDAMTESAQQRRNLLGPFDRVGIGYANAEDGRPFWTILLVEGNGGSL; encoded by the coding sequence ATGCCCCCTTCGCGTCAGTCGGTGATTCCGCGATTCAAGGCCCAACTGGCCCTGCTGGCCCTGCCGTGGGTCCTTGCGCTGCCCGGTTGCCAGGGATCGAAACCGCTCCGACCGATCCCGGATCATCCCCCGGTGGTTCCGATCGCCCTCGATGATCCGGACCCGCCCGACCGCGTGATCCGCGACCTCCTGTCACGTCACAACGCGATCCGAAGCGAGCGCGACCTGCCTCCCCTCTCCTTCTCTCCAACGCTGAGCCAGGCCGCTCGGGATCAGGTCGCCGGCATGATCGAACTGGGCAAGGTCCGCCATCGAGGCGTCGATGGCTCGACCCCGGCCGATCGCGTCAAGCAGGTCGGATACCCGTATCAGTCGGTCGGTGAGAATGTCGCCGCCGGTCAGGAAACGGCCGAGGAGGTGATGACCGGCTGGATGGACAGTTCCGGACATCGGCGGAACATCCTCGGCGAGTTCGAGGAACTGGGCGCCGCCCGCGAGGAAGACCCCAACGGCCGACCCTACTGGTGCGTCGTCTTCGCCACCCCCATCCCTCAGCGCAATCCCGACGAGGCCGCCGACGCACTCCTGAAGCAAATCAACACCCTCCGATTGAACGAACAGCTCCCTCCGCTTGCTCCGAACCCGAAGCTTCAACGGATCGCCCGGGCGTATTCCCAGGCGATGGCGAAGGCCGGTTCCCTGAAGCCTCCCGGCCCCTCGATTGCCGATCGGGTCCGGGAGGCAGGGGTCTCGTATCGCCGCCTCGCCCAGAGTGTTGCCTCGGGCAATCCCGGCCCGAAGGAGGTCCTCGACGCGATGACCGAGTCAGCTCAGCAGCGGCGGAACCTGCTCGGCCCCTTCGATCGCGTGGGGATCGGCTATGCAAACGCCGAGGACGGCCGCCCGTTCTGGACGATCCTTCTGGTCGAAGGGAACGGTGGATCGTTATAA
- a CDS encoding DUF1559 domain-containing protein translates to MMNRRTQGFTLIELLVVIAIIGVLIALLLPAVQSAREAARRAQCTNYLKQIGLAVHNYVDVHGVLPVGRGTRPPRPYDITSRYNYSGFASLLPFLEQAPVSSAINFDLTMTVQEGNSTVMATVIASLLCPSDGQQTPTDWAGNNYRFSEGSNILYSHGATDTGGVNTTMPEPNGPFFPERSFPLAKIRDGTSNTILASEKLLGDYNQGIPTIRRDIYVSATWPTTLDEAFRNCESVENSSTPSNGESNVGAPWLDGFLHTSIFKVVSTPNKKSCYMFPARLVMSASSEHPGGVNIALCDGSVRFVKDTVDRSAWWAIGSMNGGEVVSSDSY, encoded by the coding sequence ATGATGAATCGACGCACCCAAGGGTTCACGTTGATTGAGCTGCTCGTCGTCATCGCCATCATCGGCGTGCTGATTGCCTTGCTCCTGCCCGCTGTCCAGTCGGCCCGCGAGGCGGCTCGGCGGGCGCAGTGTACCAATTACCTGAAGCAGATCGGCCTGGCCGTTCACAACTATGTTGACGTCCACGGGGTCCTGCCGGTCGGGCGCGGGACCCGGCCGCCGCGGCCTTACGACATCACCTCGCGGTACAACTACTCCGGATTCGCGAGCCTACTGCCGTTTCTGGAGCAGGCTCCCGTGTCCTCGGCGATCAACTTCGACCTGACGATGACTGTCCAGGAGGGGAACTCGACGGTGATGGCCACGGTCATCGCCAGCCTGCTTTGCCCGTCCGACGGCCAGCAGACCCCTACGGACTGGGCGGGCAACAACTACCGCTTCAGTGAAGGATCGAACATCCTTTACTCTCATGGCGCGACGGATACCGGCGGAGTCAACACCACCATGCCCGAGCCCAACGGCCCGTTCTTCCCGGAGCGGTCGTTCCCCCTGGCGAAGATCCGAGACGGCACGAGCAACACGATTCTGGCCTCCGAGAAGCTCCTCGGCGACTACAACCAGGGCATTCCGACGATCCGGCGCGACATCTACGTCTCGGCGACCTGGCCGACGACGCTCGATGAGGCCTTCCGGAACTGCGAATCCGTCGAGAATTCGAGCACCCCTTCCAACGGCGAGTCGAACGTCGGCGCCCCCTGGCTCGACGGGTTTTTGCACACCTCGATTTTCAAGGTCGTCTCCACGCCCAACAAAAAGTCCTGCTACATGTTCCCCGCTCGGCTGGTGATGTCGGCCAGCAGTGAACATCCCGGTGGTGTGAACATCGCCTTGTGCGACGGTTCGGTGCGCTTCGTCAAGGACACCGTCGACCGCTCCGCCTGGTGGGCGATCGGCTCGATGAACGGTGGCGAGGTCGTCTCGTCGGATTCCTACTGA
- a CDS encoding DUF6580 family putative transport protein, producing the protein MTTAFLLILLGVFARLNPEHLHNLVPLGAIALYAGARLSKRYALAVPLVIMVATDLVIDLVYYPQFRRGPFDPTRLAVYGSYLAIVLLGRWTSRDAKFAMPVGMAVVGSLLFFVVTNFAVWASGVSLQPGSIAGLIACYGDAVPFYRATLVADLFGAVVLFGLDAVLRPVIEARQLAAAEAR; encoded by the coding sequence ATGACCACCGCCTTTCTCTTGATCTTGCTGGGTGTGTTTGCCCGGCTCAATCCCGAGCATCTCCACAACCTGGTGCCGCTGGGGGCCATTGCGCTGTATGCCGGGGCCAGGCTTTCGAAACGCTATGCGTTGGCCGTTCCGCTGGTGATCATGGTGGCGACCGACCTGGTGATCGACCTGGTCTATTACCCGCAGTTTCGCCGGGGGCCGTTCGATCCGACTCGGCTGGCCGTCTACGGCTCGTACCTGGCAATCGTCTTGCTCGGGCGGTGGACCAGCCGGGATGCGAAGTTCGCCATGCCGGTCGGGATGGCGGTGGTTGGATCGCTCCTTTTCTTCGTGGTGACGAACTTCGCCGTCTGGGCCTCGGGCGTTTCGCTTCAGCCGGGCTCGATTGCCGGCCTGATCGCCTGCTACGGCGACGCGGTGCCGTTCTACCGGGCGACCCTCGTGGCCGACCTGTTCGGCGCGGTCGTGCTGTTCGGGCTCGATGCCGTTCTGCGGCCCGTGATCGAGGCCCGACAGCTTGCCGCCGCCGAGGCCAGGTGA
- a CDS encoding exonuclease domain-containing protein has translation MPGSRIGPFVAIDLETTGLIPGVDRIVEVGAVRFDAEGQVQDRFARLVHPGRPMSPAAERIHGISDAMLADAEPREVILPAFFDWLLGDRPHRVLAHHARFDAGFLGNELAAIGRSMPGVEITDTLALARHRLPKAGSHRLDAVAELLGVSAGPAHRALADCERVRGLWVALDGEKGPHVRYPIADPVQEQLIPCGWEGLSAAIAAGDRLLIRYEGGSRGSGPREITPRRVIHKGGAAYLVAFCHLERFEKAFRLDRVVSFDRMDSARPVA, from the coding sequence ATGCCGGGCAGTCGGATCGGACCGTTTGTGGCGATCGACCTGGAAACGACCGGCCTCATTCCGGGCGTTGACCGGATCGTCGAGGTCGGCGCGGTGCGGTTCGACGCCGAGGGCCAGGTGCAGGATCGGTTCGCCCGGCTCGTTCATCCGGGGCGGCCGATGAGCCCGGCGGCCGAGCGCATCCACGGCATCTCCGATGCGATGCTGGCCGACGCCGAGCCGAGGGAGGTGATCTTGCCCGCCTTCTTCGACTGGCTGCTGGGGGATCGGCCGCATCGGGTGCTGGCTCACCATGCACGGTTCGATGCCGGATTCCTCGGCAATGAGCTGGCGGCGATCGGTCGCTCGATGCCGGGAGTCGAGATCACCGATACGCTGGCCCTGGCTCGCCATCGCTTGCCGAAGGCCGGAAGCCACCGGCTCGACGCGGTCGCCGAGCTGCTGGGAGTCTCTGCCGGCCCCGCGCACCGGGCATTGGCCGATTGCGAGCGGGTCAGGGGGCTCTGGGTGGCTCTCGACGGCGAGAAAGGGCCTCACGTTCGCTACCCGATTGCCGACCCGGTTCAGGAGCAACTGATCCCCTGCGGCTGGGAAGGGCTCTCGGCGGCGATCGCGGCCGGGGATCGGCTGTTGATCCGCTACGAAGGGGGATCGCGAGGCAGCGGGCCGAGAGAAATCACCCCCCGACGCGTGATCCACAAAGGGGGGGCGGCCTATCTGGTGGCCTTCTGCCATCTGGAACGGTTTGAGAAAGCGTTCCGCCTGGATCGGGTGGTGTCGTTCGATCGGATGGATTCGGCAAGGCCGGTCGCCTGA
- a CDS encoding (5-formylfuran-3-yl)methyl phosphate synthase, producing MSRALTTGSRPGPGLLVSVRSAAEAIEAVQGGASVVDVKEPGRGPLGCAEVSVWRAVREAVSPDVPVSVALGELREWADRPVPSVGAFEGIAFRKLGLSGMVGRDWERIWNQFREAIGPGPPWIAVAYLDADRAGAPERFAIRDAAVTIPECAGILLDTWDKSRPADLASIDPHWFEPIRQSGRLIALAGGLDAVAIRRLGALRPDLFGVRGAACSGGDRGGCIERDRVRRLVEASRSSAAARRNTVS from the coding sequence GTGAGCCGAGCCTTGACGACCGGATCGAGGCCGGGGCCGGGGTTACTCGTCAGCGTGAGGTCGGCGGCCGAGGCGATCGAGGCGGTGCAGGGTGGTGCTTCGGTCGTGGATGTCAAAGAGCCGGGCCGAGGTCCGCTCGGCTGCGCCGAGGTGAGCGTCTGGCGAGCCGTCCGCGAGGCGGTGTCGCCGGATGTTCCGGTCAGCGTGGCGCTGGGAGAGCTGCGCGAGTGGGCCGATCGCCCCGTTCCTTCCGTTGGGGCCTTCGAGGGGATTGCCTTTCGAAAGCTTGGGCTCTCGGGGATGGTCGGGCGCGACTGGGAACGGATCTGGAACCAGTTTCGGGAGGCGATCGGACCGGGGCCTCCCTGGATCGCCGTGGCCTATCTGGACGCCGATCGGGCGGGAGCGCCGGAGCGGTTTGCGATTCGAGACGCTGCGGTGACGATACCGGAGTGCGCCGGGATCTTGCTCGACACCTGGGACAAATCTCGACCGGCCGATCTGGCGTCGATCGACCCCCACTGGTTCGAACCGATCCGGCAATCCGGGCGGCTGATTGCACTGGCGGGGGGACTCGACGCGGTGGCGATCCGCCGGTTGGGGGCACTTCGTCCCGATTTGTTCGGGGTCCGGGGGGCGGCCTGTTCCGGAGGGGATCGCGGCGGTTGCATCGAACGGGACCGGGTGCGCAGGCTCGTTGAGGCGAGCAGGAGCTCGGCTGCCGCTCGTCGGAACACCGTGTCCTGA
- a CDS encoding tetratricopeptide repeat protein: MPAIPPNPPDVPQDEIEPQPPDDAEDLGPPDDPDEPEPDQENPEPLTLDQIDLENRSVDELFELVPRLDALEDQRVVLETVVRRQPDHRPALVRLMEVLQTMGVDLAIQEGRREESFSFLNRSAAVARMLLEHDTPPNEKEKNYIGITLYNEACNLSLVGSEDQAIDSLRQALELGFSDPIIWDDPELDALRDREDFAQLLEQYRDQLTPSDTDGSDESSP, encoded by the coding sequence GTGCCTGCGATACCACCGAATCCTCCGGATGTTCCTCAGGACGAGATCGAGCCTCAACCCCCTGACGACGCAGAGGATCTCGGCCCACCCGACGATCCGGATGAGCCTGAACCTGATCAAGAGAACCCCGAGCCGCTCACGCTTGATCAGATCGATCTGGAAAATCGCTCAGTCGACGAACTGTTCGAGCTGGTGCCCCGCCTCGACGCTCTCGAAGACCAGCGGGTCGTTCTCGAAACCGTGGTCCGCCGTCAGCCCGATCATCGCCCGGCGCTGGTCAGGCTCATGGAGGTTCTGCAAACAATGGGGGTCGACCTCGCGATTCAGGAGGGACGACGCGAGGAGAGTTTTTCGTTTCTGAACCGATCCGCCGCGGTTGCTCGCATGCTGCTGGAACATGATACGCCGCCAAATGAAAAAGAGAAAAATTACATCGGCATTACATTGTACAATGAGGCGTGCAATCTTTCGCTTGTAGGGAGCGAGGATCAGGCAATCGATTCGCTTCGCCAGGCGCTCGAACTGGGATTCAGTGATCCGATCATCTGGGATGATCCGGAACTGGATGCTCTCCGTGATCGAGAAGATTTCGCGCAACTTCTCGAACAGTACCGAGATCAGCTCACCCCTTCAGACACCGATGGCAGTGACGAGTCGTCCCCTTGA
- a CDS encoding DUF433 domain-containing protein, translating to MNTPHFVPPSDPSPEPSPTPTSPPTSADAPPAPVPMGLVLLRGVDEQQFNALIQSWLAQFDPSDVPARLQAEMVVIAVERLRRAARLEPSDTLPGLDWCRFQSLAERNYRNACKDLRRHLEQQAAASPGSTKASQRRSSTPPADPAPAPLPPPPESTPEEIADAFANWRNHIALVRSMSEQWPVILRLRREVEDVAAWLADGKTEEELMTWYPGLTRADLAACRACDAEGLCGPFDLADGPYPPGLPVLDDLPDNPSGEIHPPPPS from the coding sequence ATGAATACGCCTCACTTCGTGCCTCCCTCCGACCCGTCTCCCGAGCCTTCGCCGACCCCGACCTCGCCCCCGACTTCCGCCGACGCTCCCCCGGCTCCGGTCCCGATGGGGCTCGTGCTGCTTCGGGGGGTCGACGAGCAGCAGTTCAACGCCCTGATCCAATCGTGGCTTGCCCAGTTCGACCCGAGCGACGTCCCCGCCCGGCTTCAAGCCGAGATGGTCGTCATCGCCGTCGAGCGGCTCCGCCGAGCAGCCCGATTGGAACCCAGCGACACCCTGCCCGGCCTCGACTGGTGCCGGTTCCAGAGCCTCGCCGAACGGAACTACCGCAACGCCTGCAAGGATCTTCGACGCCACCTGGAGCAGCAGGCCGCCGCCTCGCCAGGATCGACGAAGGCTTCCCAGCGCCGATCCTCGACCCCGCCCGCCGATCCGGCCCCCGCGCCTCTCCCTCCACCTCCTGAATCAACTCCCGAGGAAATTGCCGACGCCTTCGCCAACTGGCGGAATCACATCGCCCTGGTTCGCAGCATGAGCGAGCAATGGCCCGTGATCCTCCGCCTCCGCCGCGAGGTCGAAGACGTCGCTGCCTGGCTCGCCGACGGTAAGACCGAGGAGGAACTGATGACCTGGTATCCCGGCCTCACCCGCGCCGACCTCGCCGCCTGCCGCGCCTGCGACGCCGAAGGCCTCTGCGGCCCCTTCGACCTTGCCGACGGCCCCTATCCGCCCGGCTTGCCCGTCCTCGACGATCTTCCCGACAATCCGTCCGGCGAAATCCACCCCCCTCCCCCCTCGTAG